Below is a window of Rattus norvegicus strain BN/NHsdMcwi chromosome 5, GRCr8, whole genome shotgun sequence DNA.
GTTTGCCCAGTCACAGCACGGTCTCTGAGAAAATAATCTCTGATGGCTAGGAATATAATCCACACATAAAGACACTTGCATTTTCCAAGTGTGCCTTCATGGTGTGTTACCAttggatttttgttattgttgttgttgctgttctccTGGGTCTTGGAATTATAaataacaaaggaaagaaaatagcaaCGAAATAAAATGAAGTATCTCTTGGAccctaatatttttattctgccGTGTTTTAGAACTGCCAAGAGAAGCATGAGATGACCTCTAAAGAGCTTTGTAATGAATccaagacttcttagaatgtcCTATGTATACTTATCCCTTCATGTCTGTGGGATTAGGTTCAGGGTTCATTTAGATCTGAAAATCCATGTGTTCAGGTCACTTATATGGAATGACACAGTGTTTTCTTACAACCTCTGCCTTTTGAAGCACCTCTAGACGCCATGCGATCTAATGCGATGCAGATGCTGTGTGAAGAACTGTTACTTTGGGGCACAACGACAAGAAAGTTTCTGCATATGCCTTATAAGGATTTGGGGAGtttctaaacatttttaaattcgTGGTTGCAAAGCCTGCAGGTATGGAGAGCCATCTCTGTTATCTACATAGCATACTGGAAGCAACAAAGAGAGCAGGCTACAGTGTAATTCCCTCTGGTGCAGTGGATGGCATCTCATATTAAGAACCTAAACTTGGTCTTCAGTCACCACAGTGCCAACTAAGAGTGTTATTGTTGGTGCTCGGTAGCAAAATCTTAAGGAGAGAAGCCAAAGTAGTGGCTGCCAGGGCTGATGGGGGTAGAAGTGGATGAGGTCATTGCTTTCTGTGTGCACAGTTAAGGTGTTTTCTCCAGGAGAAAAGAATTGTGGAGATGGATGATGGTGATAGGGACTGCCATTCTGAGTATCTAATGTCACTGAACAGGATACTTTGATGGCTGAGATGCTAAATGCTGTATGTAGTTAGGGTCTCTGCTGCTGGGATGAAACCCAATAACCAAAAAGCAAGccgaggaggaaaggatttatgtggctgatacagaggccatggagggatgctgcttactggcttgcttccctttgcttgctcagtctgctttcttatagaacccaggaccaccagcccaggatggcACCACCAACCATGAACTGGGCCCTCTCGCACTGATCgctatttgagaaaatgccttactgcTGGATCTTAGTACTTTGTGTCCTGTCTCTCACCATGGCCGCCTCATCCTGGTCCTCTGAGCTAATACCTAAGTGCAGAGAGAACTAAAACACACACCTCTATGCAAACACAGCAAAATGTGGGAGCAAATGCAATGTCCTATATTAGCATTTTTTCTAGTTGCAGAGCTGGGCCTCCGATATGCTGGACACACGTTCATACCTGAGCCACACTCTCTGGCCTAGAGCCTCTTTATCAGGTCATGTCCAATGTCATGTCTTTTTGAAATAAGTCAACTTTCAACTATCCTCAAAGCTCAGGCACAATGTACTTTGAGTTCCACTCTCAACAACCGGCCAACGCTCAGGCAATAGCGTTAGCAGAAGAGAGCATTTCAGGGTGAGTAAGATAGCAGGCTGTGGAAACATTAGCTATATTTGGCCTTGGAATATGCTTTGAAAACAGGCTTCTATTTACATATGGGGAGATTCGATTTCAAAACTAGAGTAAAATTAAAGGGATTTTacagtaaattttaaaattaaattcaagAGCCACCTTGCCCCAATTTAGACGTTGTGTCCGGAGCCCACTGCCTGACAGTGTTGGCCAGCCAAGATGTCAGTGTGCGGGTGCCTAcagcccctgcctcagcctctgcctcccagatcgCCCCGATTCTTATGCTTGTGCTGTGTTTGGCCTAGAATTCAAAGGGCTTCTGCTTCTAATTCCTAACTTCCACCGAAAAGGACCGTTGTAAAAGTGGAAAACAGAAAAGTGGGATTGTTTGTTGAGAACAACATAAATGTTGATTAAAAACCAAAGGGAGCTTGGCTGCGTGTGGTGTTCTCCAGAGGGGCGGTGGCTGGTGGGCGCTTGCGTGCCCAGCAGACGATATCAGCGGGTGACATTCACTTTGTGGGTTGCTAAAggctggctttcttttttttttttttttttttttttggttctttttttcggagctggggaccgaacccagggccttgcgcttcctaggtaagcactctaccactgagctaaatccccagccccaaggctgGCTTTCTGCTTCTacactgtctttttctttctcacctttaaaattaaattttaatgttgTCTTTTGAAGTAAATTCGTTGTTTCTGTATATGACTATTTGATCTCTTTGCCTACTCGCCCTTGGCTCGCCCTGGCAAGTTGACTCCTTCACGGGTATCAGAGCCTGCTTCTCTGGGATTCTGGCTTACAGAGAAGATGTGCTGAGACATCAGTTTTATAGACTGAAAAGCTACTGGAGTTTTAGACTGTTGGCTGGTAGGCCGCCATTGGCCATTGTTTGACTAGCAGAACTATAACCTGCAATAAATCTCTTATAGATTCAGGAATGGTTCTAGAGCAATAAAAATATAAGGataaattttttaatgtttagaaTAGGTTTTCCAATTTGCTCACACGTACAATTTCAGAAGCCTTGCCTAGAAGTTGGCAGAGTACTGAAAGTTCACGGCCTGAATTATTTTACTTATAGAGACAAGTGAGTTTGATTATCCTAATTCACCATTAGAGAGAGGCAAGGAATTTGGTGGTTTTGTATGTAAATTTTTGTGAGAAATTttggaaaattaaagaaaataatgatcCCGGTTAGTTGGTCCTTGAATCTCTGAAAAAAACTGACAAAGGGAAAGAATGAGCTCAGTGATAAAATTAACCAAGTTCCAGCTTCACTGAATGTGGTGAAGGACAACAATGAGCTCAGTGATAAAAGCTGACTGGCTCCCAGGTGCACATAAACAGCCTAACGCTTTCTAAGTGTGACTGGAGGAGAAGCTTCTCTACAGCAGCCGGGGAGCTCAAGTTgcagaaaatcaaactgaagcTCTCATTATTTTAAGTGTGGCTGAATCACAGAGAAAGTTCAAGTCCTAGCTTTGGAGGGTGTTGGCAGTTAAAGTAAGGACAGGAGTtggtgaaagaaggaaagaaagaaagaaagaaagaaagaaagaaagaaagaaagaaagaaagaaagaaaggaaggaaggaagaaagaaagaaagaaagagagaaagaaagagagaaaggaaggtggGATGGGGCTGTGTGAAAGGACCTGACCAAGCccgctcagtcagtcaacaggttctcaaGGGAGTAAGTAaagattgaaaaagaaaagacaattacACAATTCTAGAATATGACTCCAGCAAGTGCTGAagcaagtttatttatttttttctcaagctgcttttataccattctaaGTGTACGCAAAGAACAGGGTCAGTTCTTGGTGAGACAAACAAGGCATAAGCAAAAGTCCCATGGCCAGGGTGTGCAGGGGCTTATCAAGAGGATCAAGATGCAAGAACACATTCCTCATCTGCATTTTCCCTGAGCCACTTCCTTGTCCTAGCCCAATGTAAATATTCTCCCCAAATTCCTGGAAGGCACCAAGAGCTCTCCACAAGGACCCTTTCAAAGCTGAGAACTTTGGATCCTCAGATTCTCAAGGGTTTATCTCACCTAAGTAGTCTCCCCactcttagcaggagatgcactCACATCCCCACCTCCTGAAATGTTGCTTTTCCTGCCTTTGGCTGAAGAAATTCATCCCTCATTGTGTGACACACCATGATGTCCATCAGGGCCCACTAACAGATGCCTCTAGCTTTATAACCAGGAGGAGGTGCTACACCTACACCGCTAAAGAGCTCGATGAGTTTCCTATTCGACCCAAGTTTGGGGAATACATATGGGAATAGATTTAAGGGTGTGGGATAATGGTGGAAGGGGCATAAAACTGGACCAGGCCCTCTGAGTGAAGAGTCTAGTTTTAATATGGAAGCTTGCACAGTTTTTTAAAAGGCTGTCAAAAGTTTGTTTGAATGGTTGGATGAAGCATTTGTCAAgacaagaaaaaaggagaaaaaaagagaccCTCGGTTTAGTGTTGATGAAGGGATTTTCGGGGGCAGGGCACATGCAGTAGGTACTCTGTATAGACGCAATTCCTCCACAGTGGGAAGGCCCAGAGGACTTGCCCTTCACGGTCTTAGGAGGTGACGGTGGTGGGAAGGTCACCAGCACATTTGTAGAGCTTTGCTGTCCTCCTGTCCCTTGTGCCAGACCTTAGGGTTGGAGGCACTGCTGATCAGTTAGATTAATTAAACACAGTGGGTTTAGTTGGGCCCCAAAGTAGCACGATCCACGTAGCAGCAGTTAACTGCCAAAGACATTTTCatgagcagcagaggcagagcaaTGTCCGAAATGTGCCGACCTATAATGGGCAGGGCAGCCAAAGCGACTTTTGTGTTGGCCTGGCTCTTCCGGACCTTTGGTACTGGCTGATCAATCATGGTGTTTTCAGGCATGAAGAGATAAGAAGCctactacatttttatttgatcTGTATAAGCATTAAAATTCTCAAACAACCCACTGGCTGCCCTAAAAAGCCATCTTTGCCTTGGTCCCAGGTCCTGCTCACTCCTCTGCCTCGGACCTCAGCAGCTCTCGCCAAGGCCCTCaaattcccttcctttctccctggcTGCACCTGATCACAGACATGCGAAACCACGTGGACGCTGTGGTGGACACCCGTTTAGAGGTCACCAACAAGGACTTGGAGAAGAAGAAAGTCACGGAGGAGACAGGGAATGGAAGAGCTGCACCTGTCGATGAGGAGAATGGGGAGCAGGGATCTGATGGtaggcagaggaagacagagaggagggggtggggacgAAGATGAGGGTCCTTGCAGACAAGCAGGCagctgatggtgatggtggtggtgatggtgatggtgatgaaagTAGGTAgctgatgaagaagaagaagaaggagaaggaggaggaggagagggagagggagagggagagggagaaggaggaggagaagaagaagaaggaagaagaagaagaagaaggaggaggaggaggaagaggaggaggaggaggaggagaaggaagagaaggaggagaaggaggagaaggaggagaaggaggaggaggaggaggaggagaaggaggaggaggaggaggaggaggagaaggaggagaaggagaagaagaagaagaagaagaagaagaggaagaggaagaggaagaggaagaggaagaggaagaggaagaggaagaggaagaggaagaagaagaagaagaagaagaagaagaagaagaagaagaagaagaagaagaagaagaagaagaagaagacaccaAGAAATGGAAGGCTGAGCAGGAGgagtagagaaaaagaaaaggctaaaCGTAACGCCATGGGGACCTATTCACACCTCACTCTCCCTGCCCATCTGTGCGGCTCACAGATAACATGCACTCTCCATCATCCCAGCAAAACCCAGACATGAATTTGCAACAGGggaggaaaaaagaaccaaaatgtccaaggtcctgttttttttttcctttaaaatactgTAAAAGGGAAatctgtttgtatttttatttttgaacatATTAAGGGTCAGCCAATTTTAAAGACAATAGGTGACTGGACCAGCCTTCAGAGCTGTCTGCTTCTGGCTTCAGTTGAGGTACGGTCAGGTTCATTATAATCTCAAAGGAGAAAAACCCCTGCAAACAACCTcactccaaaagttccactgcCTTCTCTTTGTGTGCTTAGCTGAACTCTGTGTAATTGGTTTATATGAGATGGTTAAACAGGCCGAAGGGAGAAGATTCCTTTATTTCCATCTTTGTCTATGAAGTTTCTGTTTGTTGCTGTAGTGTCTCTATCATATTGGCCTCTTTGAGGTATATAAAACAATGTCCAACAACaaactgtaattttattttgctgAGTTATTCTTAAacgattttttttcaaataaatgaaaggaagacTATATTGAATTATGGAAAAAAGAGAATCTTGGTCCAAGAGTTAATTTCCAGAGTTTAGGCAGTCTGCAGATCCAGATTACCACGAATGAAGAAAAGGCTGGGCTCTAGAACTTTCCTAAGAGCTTTACTGTCAGCCTTCCCTAGAGGAACCTAAGGCCTTTCACAAAGGTAACTGCACTGGGAAGGTCTTAGTCAGTGTTGtgatgctgtgaggagacaccgtgaccatggcagctcttataaaggaaaacatttaactgggactggctaaCCATTCCAGAGGTTCCATCCATTAtcgccatggtgggaagcatggcatcaggcaggcagacatggtgctggaggagaaacctcaaagtccacccccgagacacacttcctccagcaaggtctcACCTCCTGACCCCTCTCAGATGGCTCCGCCCCCTGGTGATCGAGCATCCAAACATATGAGTCTGGGGAGGCCCTGCTTCTTTGAGCCAtcgcagggaggaaggaagcgaTCAGACTTTTCCAGGTCTATTGGCTACTGGTTCAGAACGGATAGAGATTTCAGGAGACCCCAAGAAGCACTTTAGCCTCTGAGCCAAACTAGGCTTATGGAGGTGAGTTGGTCAACAGAGCTCCCACTGGAGTCTGACTCACAGTAAGTCCAGTGGGTCCCCGTACTCACCCTGTAGCCATTTCCCTGGCTCCAGAATGTATACTAGGGATAGACAGACACACTTGGACAGATTCCCCACAATATATCTTCTTGCCTCCTAATAGCCCATTCGCCTATAAATCCACCAGTGGACAAACTCATTGAGTGGGTTAGATCCTTCATGGTCCACTCATCTCTCAAGGTGCTTGGTTACAGTGAGTTATGATAGCACCTCTGTGTCCAAGGGGCCTCTGAAACCGGAAGATGAGAGCCCAGCACTGTACAGCTCTGGAGAAGGATGAAAAGGCCATGGCCGTGTGGAGATTTCCAAATGTCTGCCTAAATCACTGTAGCCCTTGGTTTTCtcttagtttttcatttttatgtaaaaatacAAACATAGCCACGATGTGAAGACGATAACATGCCAGAAGAGTAATGGTGCATCACCCCTAACGACCACCTCAAGCAGGGCTGAATAGACTCAGGAAAATTACCCACAACAGAAAGTCATCAGTAAATTGCAACTGGGCAAGAACACTGAGCATACTGTAACACCCAATAAATCTGAAGAAAGGattcataataaaaaataacacatAGAACCAGATGCTAACACTGAAAATGAGGAGATTACACTGCCTTCCAAGGCAGAAAGGAGTCCGTCCTCAAATGTGCActggcacacatatacatacatacatacatatatataatcaaaaGCATACTCATGATTTCCCAGTGCCTCCCCTTTACATAAATCAAGGTACACAACAGCAACATTTAATATTTATAGTTTCAAAGGTCCCTTGCAGATTATTCCTTAAAACACGGTAATTTGGAAGCTTCCAATCTTTTACGGATGAAAGGATAAAGAAAGTAAAAGGGGAAGCCAGAGCTAATGTCCTGCCCATGGCCACTGAGCAAGTTGGCATCAGAGCCTGAGAGCTGACAGTGAGACTGGCCAGCTGGCTCTGCGTGGGTGAGATGAGATGAAAGAGAAACTCAGTCCTGTGTCACTAATGCGCTAACACGCTAACCATTCAGGTACACTGCCCACTTTCACACGGCATGGAGAGACATTGTTTTTGCCTATTTTAATGACAGCATGAAAATAGTTTATATTAATATGTGCGTCATAGACATACTAGACAAACTCAAACAATGCTAACTTACAGAAAATCAGatagaagagaaacagaaagatcacTAAAATCTACAGGGTCAAGAAATAGAATTGGGTATGGTGGCACCAACCTGCACTTTCTAGTAAGGAGGAGACTGATGCAGAAGGCttttaagttcaagaccagtccaTGGAACATATCAAGTTCAGATTCAGGTCAGGTTACATTCTCAGATTCTTGTCTCAAAAGCTTGAaggaaggggctgaagagatagtctggcagttaagagtgcttcGTGTTCCAAAGAGGACTTAAGCTCGGTCACAGCACTCTGTCAGAGTCAGAgagctcccaaccatctgtaactctagcttcaagggatctgttgccctcctctggtctctacatgttTCTCTATGGACATATACATAAAGATAAAgatggtttttttaatttaaagaaacaaaaaataaattaaggagACAATTTCAAAATTTATTGTAGGTATATATTTAAGTACATAAAATTTGGTTAACCCTAGGCCcctaacttttagaaattataCTTCCAATGAGTCAAAAAGGGGTTGCAGATACAAAAACCATACACACTGACTAATGCAGGGCTAGCAGAAGAACTACAGCTCAAGGAAGATTATTAGAAAACCAAAAATATCCTCTAAAACATCTTAATGTATTTCCAGCAGGACTGTTGTCAGGGATATTGGCACATTAATGTGACATTTAAATATTCAGAACAATCTGTTAATAAAGATCATCAGCCAGAAAGAACCATCTTAATTGCaccaagaagacaaaacaaaattcacGATGTAGTTACACCCGCAAGGCCAAGACTTGAAGAAAATGACAACTCCTGGTGTGCTCTGGAGGCCAACAGATGCCCAAGGGGCAGAGAAATGACCAAGACACAGACAGCAGCAGACTTTTATCAGAACAAACTAAGGTTTCCAAAAACACAGACTCCTTTTCCTCGTGGAGAAGCGCTGAAAGGGTTGGCCGTACACACAAACTCAACTTTGAAACACTTTTGACCCAGAGCATGCAATAAGCACTCTGTCTCTTGCCTGCCAAAATGTCTGTCAGTTCAGAGAGAGTTTGCCTCCCTAACTCCAGACATCTGTGCAAAAGCTGAAAACGCTGGTCAACGATTTTAATGTTTTGCCGACACGATGCCAAACATCTGGGAATTTGAAAATATCTAGAtaattgactgatttttttttaaacttttcatcCAGATGTTTGGCATCAGAATAAAATACCACCTTACTATTTAAGTACATACATGATGTAAAGACTCTCAGAGTACAccattaatatttgaaaataagttTAAAGGCATATGTGCAGTGGTATCCTGGATTTGAAAGCAAAACTTGTATGTGTGCCCAAGAAAAGAACTCAAACAGAATCCCACTGAGATGCATGCGGTGGTTGCTGGGGAGTATGACTGATCTTTATTGGGCAAGTTCTCTAACTGGTTCTACCGTCGTCCAGGAAAGCAGCCTCACTGGGTCACTAGGCAGTGCTGGTTCGTCTGGAAACCGAGTTTCCTTTAGTATTGGTAATCGTTTACTCGAGGTTGTGGCTGTGAACCTGCTGGTGAGTTAGGCTGGTTTGAGGAAGGAGAACAATAAAGTTGACAAAGCCATGGAAGCTCTATGAATCTCAGGACTGTGGAGCACTCGTGGGTGGACGCAATGAGCTTGGCGTGGTGCTCACTGAAGCAACTAAACCTCGCTCTGCACACATTCCCATCCGCGTTACACGGCTGACGGCTGACTTGGGAATGCCCTATTAAACGTCTCACTTTGAAGGCTCCGAGATGGCAGCCTGAGGTTTGGTACTAGGCCTCACACGACATACCGAAGGCTGGCACGTGAGCTGAGGACCTAGCTCTGGAGTAGAGCCCCTGACTCTCGCGCCCAGGGTACTGGGTTCAGTCAAATAATTCAAGAAAGGAAAGACCAGAACAAAAGATCTACTTCCTATATGGATATCGGTATGGAGGTCCCACCCCCTACCCCAAGTAACAATAAAAATGCCATATTATCCAGCTATACGACTCCTGGGCACATCCCCTAAACCTTCCATAGTCTACCATAAAAACCTGTGTGCATCCACAGTCACTGTTGCTATATTCACCATAGCAAGAAAATAGAACCAGCCTAGATGCCCACCAAGGAATGGATAGTGTATAATAAAAATATCGCACATATGTACAGTGAGATTTTTGTCAGTTAGTTGTAAAGAAGTATGAAATAAAATCTGTAAGAAATGGATAGATTCAAAAAGTATAATGTTAAGACAAGGTGAACCAAActcaaaaaggaacatagaaatgTGTTATCTCGTATTTGGGTCCtagcccccaccccaacacatacatacacacaaggatATGCACATAGTCACAACGCGTGTACATGTAtttccacacatatatacacatgtatacatacatgcacatgcacacacatatgcgtaTATACAGGGTGCGATTGTGAGGACACTGACAGAgagtgggaaagaggaaaaggcaCTGAGAGGAGTCGACAAGAAAAGTTAGGCAGGACAATTCACTGAAACACACTTTGCTTGAAGCACCATAATAATATCTAGTAACTTTGTGTGCtaatttgaaaaatgaataaaagatccCACTTCCAATTCTAAGTTTGCTTCATTGTACACCACTACTGTATTTATCCTAGTTTCCAACTTCATTTGtttataaaagaagagaaaactattTCCATGCTTTATATTTCTGGGGGGCTTTATATTTTTCTTCGTTCTTAGGATTggcgtgtatgtgtgcacatgcccatgTGTGAGGGTTGGCTGGAGGGCGCATGCGACACAGCGGGTGTGTCAGCTGATACCTCTGTAAAGGCGGGCTCTCCTCCTTTACATCCGTGCCACACTTCCAGCTCAGTCACCAGCTTGCAAGGCACATTTCCttatcttctgagccatcttgccagcctcgtGTTTGGGATTTTTTAAGCTAGGAACTAAATGAACTATGAAGGGTTATCTTTACACCttgcttttgtgtgttttgtttctttgttgttacCGTTACTGTTTGATTTAGTCTTTAAGATAAGGTTTCATACTCGAAGATCGCCTCAGACTTGGTGTGTAGTGGAGGACGACCTTGAGCAccccatcttcctgcctccagcccCAGACTCCACAGACTGCCCCCCATATTGTGAAGTGCtgggggaccaaacccagggccccaTGCACGTGAGGCAAGCATTGTCTATTTACATCGACAGATCCTTTgggggtttttatttatttatttttattttttagagatttatttattttatgtatgtgagtacactgtcattgtcaccATAAAAGGGCACCGgttcacattacagatggttgtgagctgtgatgtggttgctgggatttgaactcaggacctctggaagagcagtcagtgctcttaaccgctgagccatctctccagcccctttggggacttttaaattacatttctttctttatgagaGAGGGAGGGTAAGGGAGATGtcggaggacaacttttgggagcaGGTTCTGTGATTTTACTATGTGAATTCCGAGGACTGAGCCCAGGTCATGAGGCTGAGTGTGCATTTTGTAAACGCTTCTATTCAGCGGCCTTGGAGAAATTAATTAAGTGGGTTCTGGTTGATCTCTCAAATAGAACTACAGTCGGATCCGAGCCCCTCAACCGGCAGACCCTTAGCTGCTTTGAAGTGTTTAGAAAAGCAAGTGTTCAGATATTCTGAGCAATTCCAAATGAAATGCAGAACAAGTGGTAAAGTTATCTGGAAACTTCTGAAACGGAAAATCTGAGCCTCCTCTTAAAAGTAACAACAAGAAGGAAGGGTGAATTGCTCTCAGCTTTTGCAGGGAGTGAAGAGCTCTGAGTCCCCACAGAATCTTCAGTCTTGTTCATCTTAAAAGGCTGTTTGGTAAACAGCACTTAAGGCCGAAGCCAGCCCTGCGCCCTGCTGTTTACTCTGAGTCTCTCCCAGATGAAATGATGCTACTGAGAAAAACCACAGGCAAACCGAGCTGGGGAAGCATGCCTCCTGCTCCCTGAGCAAAGTCAAAGCTGTACTTCGAAATAACCAGCAGTGCTAAGGCTTCCTGTCCTCTCGCACTCCCTGTGCAGTGAGGGGCGGCGAGGATGAACAAAGCCATGCCTCGGCGGTGAGCCCCGTAGTCAGCTGCATGTGAACCGCTTGACTCCGCTCTCAGAGCCAGACCCGAGAAACAGTTCCATATTATTACAAAGAATGCCCCAAAACACGTGCTTGGCAGCATCCGGAGATGCACTGAACTCTTATCACGTCCaggttttaaaaagcaaagccaAAAACCAATTTGCTAAAGTCATACACGGAAAGAAGCAAGAAGTGCGTCTACAAATGTTCTGCCTATTCTATGGGCTCAAAGTATCTTTTCACAAACCAGGGCTGGAAGGAATAAATCCCCAAGGCTCAACGTCACCCCTTTCTATAGAGTATCTAAGTTTACAAAGCATTTCGACACTGCGTGTGTCTGCGAAGTAGGATATTGGTCTTGGTGGAAAACGATTTAACACAATATGGaaaattgcttttttaaatttaaaaaacactttaaataggaaaatttctccctctccctcttccttcctccctccctcctcctcctcttctctcccccaacACCCCCGTGCTAGAACATTCCCAGTATAGAGAGTTGACAAAGTATGCCTCCAATATGGCTGAAAAGGGACCAGCAGGGGAATTTTATGGCTTGAAGAGTTTCTGCTGCTTTTCTTGTCCAGAGACACTGGCAGCGATGGTGACACCCCAGTAGATGTTGTTCAGGATTGCTTGTGGAGTGACCTATAAACAACaaagattttttgttttatgatgagcTTCATAAATGTCCACCATACAATCTGCTCCTATTCAACCGCATGACCACTTTTCCTCctagccagtgtgtgtgtgtgtgtgtgtgtgtgtgtgtgtgtgtgtgtgtgtgtgttctttttaaaagtctAGAAGCAATACAGAGGAGGAAAAATGGAATATTTGCTTGATGAGTCTAGCTTATTTAATTTAACATGATGATCTCTGAATCTATGCATTTTTTTCCCAAATGGAGTGACTTCATTCCTGACAGCTGGGTGAAATATTTCTGTGCAcacattacattttctttacccattcctcCCTTTGTGGGCTCTAGGTTGATCCTGTAACCTGTTGCACTGAAGATGGATGTATAGGTATTGGTGTTGTATGCTTTGCGTATACGCCCAGAAGTGGCTTTGCTGGGTCATACGCTGCTTCTGGTTTGAGGTTTTGAACAAAGGAAACATATTGCTCATAGTTCTGGGGGCTGGGAAGTCTAATGTCAAGATATTGGCAAATTGGTGTCTAATGAAGACCAGCTTCTTGGTTAGAAGACGTCACCATTTTATGGGAGGAAGATGATAAGAACATGTCAACATCTTGCAACATCCTTACATGGGGGCGTGCCCACTAGTTCTCAACCGTCTCTTGCAAAGTTCTACTCATGAATGCATTTGGCTCATGACGTAATCACCTCCCCGTTCTCCTCTACCATTGTGTTAGGTATTTCAATATTTGCaatggcagagggagagg
It encodes the following:
- the Ptmal6 gene encoding prothymosin alpha-like; translated protein: MRNHVDAVVDTRLEVTNKDLEKKKVTEETGNGRAAPVDEENGEQGSDGEEEEEEEEEEEEEEEEEEEEEEEEEEEEEEEEEEEEEEEEEEEEEEEEEEDTKKWKAEQEE